One Thermus antranikianii DSM 12462 genomic window carries:
- the ppdK gene encoding pyruvate, phosphate dikinase, whose product MGTRTQVYLLSEARGLSRDLLGGKGFGLVEMAQAGLPVPPALIITTEACRRFLKEGAVPGLWEEVRAKLAALEGLVGKRFGKGEGSTPPLLVSVRSGAPVSMPGMMDTILNLGLSLEGVESLARATGNPRFAWDAFRRLLSMYGEVVLGERAEVFEGMLSALKEKRGVQSDTELSPEDLEALSFQYLRHLQERGTPFPMDPWLQLQGAIEAVFRSWLNPRAKTYRRIYGIPEDLGTAVVVQAMVYGNLGEDSGTGVGFTRNPATGEKGLYGEYLRNAQGEDVVAGIRTPEPLSRLKEYAPELYREIERVAHLLERHFRDMQDFEFTVERGRLYLLQTRSGKRTAQAAVRIAVEMAEEGLISKEEAVLRVEANALPGLLKPTVDREKAPKPILRGLPASPGAAFGHAVFSNEAAERYAAQGLPTILVRPETTPEDITGMYLSKGILTARGGLTSHAAVVARGLGVPAVVGAEALRVVPEEGRAWVDGLEIREGELLTLDGSTGEVYLGAVPLAEAAEEELLHKLLSWAEPHRSLGVRANADTPLDAQRARAFGAEGIGLCRTEHMFFQEERLPWVRRLILARTPEEEAEALERLFVFQKEDFKGILKAMDGLPVTVRLLDPPLHEFLPSLEELKAQAEAGDEEAKALWERAKALAEQNPMLGFRGIRLLLLRPGIFRMQLRALLEAAKELREEGFDPRPEVMVPLVADPKEVERAKALAEELFREYGPIPFGTMIETPRAALLASEIAPLVDFFSFGTNDLTQMAFGLSRDDAGKFLPQYVEEGLFPFDPTERLDEKGVGRLLRLAVQEGKRANPRLKVGLCGEHGGEARSVAFVADLLDYTSASPFRVLIARLAAAQAGLRASRYAGT is encoded by the coding sequence GTGGGTACGCGCACGCAGGTGTATCTCCTTTCCGAAGCCCGGGGCCTTTCCCGGGACCTCTTGGGTGGCAAGGGGTTTGGGCTGGTGGAGATGGCCCAGGCGGGGCTTCCCGTCCCCCCGGCCCTCATTATCACCACGGAGGCTTGCCGCCGCTTCCTCAAGGAGGGGGCGGTGCCGGGCCTGTGGGAGGAGGTCCGGGCCAAGCTGGCGGCCCTCGAGGGCCTAGTAGGCAAGCGCTTCGGCAAAGGGGAGGGGAGCACCCCTCCCCTTTTGGTTTCTGTGCGGAGCGGGGCCCCGGTGTCCATGCCCGGGATGATGGACACCATCCTCAACCTGGGCCTCTCCTTGGAAGGAGTAGAAAGCCTGGCCCGGGCTACGGGGAATCCCCGCTTCGCTTGGGATGCCTTCAGAAGGCTCCTTTCCATGTACGGGGAGGTGGTCTTGGGGGAGAGGGCGGAGGTCTTTGAGGGCATGCTCTCTGCCTTGAAGGAGAAGCGGGGTGTGCAAAGCGACACGGAGCTTTCCCCCGAGGACCTCGAGGCGCTTTCCTTCCAATACCTGCGCCACCTGCAAGAGCGGGGTACGCCCTTCCCCATGGACCCCTGGCTTCAGCTGCAAGGGGCCATCGAGGCGGTCTTCCGCAGCTGGCTGAATCCCCGGGCCAAAACCTACCGCCGCATCTACGGCATTCCGGAGGACCTGGGCACGGCGGTGGTGGTCCAGGCCATGGTCTACGGGAACCTCGGGGAGGACTCGGGGACCGGGGTAGGCTTTACCCGTAACCCCGCCACCGGGGAGAAGGGCCTCTACGGGGAATATCTCCGGAACGCCCAGGGTGAGGATGTGGTGGCGGGTATCCGCACCCCCGAGCCCCTTTCCCGCCTCAAGGAGTACGCCCCCGAGCTCTATAGGGAGATCGAGCGGGTGGCCCACCTCTTGGAGCGCCACTTCCGCGACATGCAGGATTTTGAGTTCACCGTGGAACGGGGGAGGCTCTACCTGCTCCAAACCCGCTCCGGCAAGCGCACGGCCCAGGCCGCGGTGCGCATCGCCGTGGAGATGGCGGAGGAGGGCCTGATCAGCAAGGAGGAGGCCGTGCTCCGGGTGGAGGCCAACGCCCTGCCCGGCCTCCTCAAGCCCACCGTGGACCGGGAGAAGGCTCCCAAGCCCATTCTGCGGGGCCTTCCCGCAAGCCCAGGGGCGGCGTTCGGCCATGCGGTCTTCAGCAACGAGGCGGCGGAGCGCTACGCCGCTCAAGGGCTTCCCACCATCCTGGTGCGCCCGGAAACCACCCCCGAGGACATCACCGGCATGTACCTTTCCAAGGGAATCCTCACCGCCCGGGGGGGCTTGACCTCCCATGCGGCGGTGGTGGCCCGGGGCCTGGGGGTGCCGGCGGTGGTGGGGGCGGAAGCCTTGAGGGTGGTTCCCGAGGAAGGTCGGGCCTGGGTGGACGGCCTGGAGATCCGGGAGGGGGAGCTGCTTACCCTGGACGGGAGCACCGGGGAGGTTTACCTGGGAGCGGTGCCCCTGGCTGAAGCGGCCGAGGAGGAGCTTTTGCATAAGCTTCTTTCCTGGGCGGAGCCTCACCGTTCCCTGGGGGTCAGGGCCAACGCCGATACCCCCCTGGATGCCCAAAGGGCCCGGGCTTTCGGCGCCGAGGGGATCGGGCTTTGCCGTACCGAGCACATGTTTTTCCAGGAGGAACGCCTGCCTTGGGTTCGGCGATTGATCCTGGCCCGCACCCCGGAGGAGGAAGCCGAGGCCTTGGAGCGGCTTTTCGTCTTCCAAAAGGAGGACTTCAAGGGCATCCTCAAGGCCATGGATGGCCTCCCGGTGACCGTACGCCTCCTGGATCCTCCCCTCCACGAGTTCCTGCCCTCCCTCGAGGAACTGAAGGCGCAGGCGGAGGCCGGGGACGAGGAGGCCAAGGCCCTTTGGGAGCGGGCCAAGGCCCTGGCGGAGCAGAACCCCATGCTGGGCTTTCGGGGCATCCGGCTTTTGCTCCTCAGGCCGGGCATCTTCCGCATGCAGCTCCGGGCCCTCCTGGAGGCGGCCAAGGAGCTAAGGGAAGAGGGTTTTGATCCCCGCCCGGAGGTCATGGTTCCCCTGGTGGCGGATCCCAAGGAGGTGGAAAGGGCCAAGGCCCTGGCGGAGGAGCTTTTCCGGGAGTACGGCCCCATCCCCTTCGGCACCATGATCGAGACTCCAAGGGCGGCCCTCCTGGCTTCGGAGATCGCTCCCTTGGTGGACTTTTTCAGCTTTGGCACCAACGACCTCACCCAGATGGCCTTTGGTCTTTCCCGGGACGATGCCGGGAAGTTCCTGCCCCAGTACGTGGAGGAAGGGCTTTTCCCCTTCGACCCCACGGAGCGCCTGGACGAGAAGGGGGTGGGAAGGCTTCTTCGGCTTGCGGTGCAGGAAGGGAAGCGGGCTAACCCCAGGCTTAAGGTAGGGCTTTGCGGGGAACATGGGGGCGAGGCCCGCAGCGTGGCCTTTGTGGCCGACCTCCTGGATTACACCTCGGCGAGCCCCTTCAGGGTGCTTATCGCCCGGCTTGCCGCAGCCCAGGCGGGGCTTCGGGCCTCGAGGTACGCTGGCACCTGA
- a CDS encoding MFS transporter, which yields MDSRLVALLFGVLLGTVSESSLAPALPLLSRIYGVGPDTAQQAVSAGLLGAALAYLPVAWLARHLGAARLFRLGLILHAALALALALASSLPYLILLRLAQGVATAMVVGLVPGLATSAFPQARGYAMGMVASTVATGTLLGPALGGLAATWGLSYVFLLPLPVGLLALFLSGNLPELPRQEGSLRRLLKASGFLQALAATSLYFLHTLGTTVALAFHLGAEGFSPSAIGTLLLLNPLQLLLLGAWAGRTADRLGYNRMALLGAYLLVAAGVGFALLALWHPLWGSALGLLLLGIGRALFQAANNALVLSLAPGGLEGLASGALSVARALGQALGSALAGGSLAFFYAVLPNHRLAFAATLLLLTGLMGLSAWLVRARG from the coding sequence GTGGACTCGAGGCTCGTGGCCCTCCTCTTCGGCGTACTCCTCGGAACGGTGAGCGAAAGCAGCCTGGCCCCCGCCCTCCCCCTCCTGTCCCGGATCTACGGGGTAGGTCCGGATACCGCCCAGCAGGCGGTTTCCGCTGGGCTTTTGGGAGCGGCCTTGGCCTATTTGCCCGTGGCCTGGCTGGCCCGCCACCTGGGTGCCGCGCGGCTTTTCCGCCTGGGCCTGATCCTGCACGCCGCCTTGGCCTTGGCCCTAGCCCTGGCCTCGAGCCTTCCCTACCTCATCCTCCTCCGCCTGGCCCAGGGAGTGGCCACCGCCATGGTGGTGGGCCTGGTGCCCGGCCTGGCCACCAGCGCCTTTCCCCAGGCCCGGGGTTACGCCATGGGCATGGTGGCCAGCACCGTGGCCACCGGCACCCTCTTGGGCCCTGCCCTTGGGGGCTTGGCCGCCACCTGGGGCCTTTCCTATGTCTTTCTCCTCCCCCTTCCCGTGGGGCTTCTGGCCCTCTTCCTCTCGGGCAATCTTCCGGAACTTCCCAGGCAGGAAGGCTCTCTAAGGCGCTTGCTCAAGGCCTCTGGGTTCCTTCAGGCCCTCGCGGCCACCTCCTTGTACTTCCTCCACACCCTGGGCACCACCGTGGCCTTGGCCTTCCACCTGGGGGCAGAGGGGTTCTCCCCCAGCGCCATCGGCACCCTTCTCCTCCTCAATCCCTTGCAACTTCTCCTCCTGGGTGCCTGGGCCGGCCGCACCGCGGACCGCCTGGGGTATAACCGCATGGCCCTCCTTGGGGCCTACCTCCTGGTGGCCGCGGGCGTGGGCTTCGCCCTCTTGGCCCTTTGGCACCCCCTCTGGGGCTCGGCCCTGGGGCTCCTCCTCCTGGGGATAGGACGGGCCCTTTTTCAAGCGGCCAACAACGCCCTGGTGCTCTCCCTGGCACCTGGGGGCCTCGAGGGGCTGGCCTCGGGTGCCCTGTCCGTGGCCCGGGCCCTGGGCCAAGCCCTGGGAAGCGCCCTGGCCGGGGGTTCCCTAGCCTTCTTCTACGCCGTCCTTCCCAACCACCGCCTGGCCTTCGCCGCCACCCTCTTGCTCCTCACAGGCCTCATGGGCCTTTCCGCCTGGCTGGTGCGGGCCAGGGGTTAA
- a CDS encoding GH1 family beta-glucosidase, translated as MNANSFLFGVATSAYQIEGSTKEDGRGPSIWDAFAQRKGTIRDGSTGEPACDHYRRWREDLALMKELGIGAYRFSIAWPRVLPEGKGRVNPKGLAFYDRLVDGLLEAGITPFITLYHWDLPLALEQRGGWRSRETAYAFAQYAELVARSLGDRVPFFATLNEPWCSAFLGHFTGEHAPGLRNLEAALRSAHHLLLAHGLAVKALRASGARQVGIVLNFTHIEGEDREAVARADAYHNRFFLDPLLGLGYPQGIFLAEHPMPIQPGDMEIIAAPIDFLGVNYYTRARVAPGEGLYPVRYLPPKEATTSMGWEVYPEGLYLLLRRLSQTTPWPLYVTENGAAYPDRWRGEEVVEDPERVAYLQAHLEATLKARREGGDIRGYFVWSLLDNFEWAQGYTQRFGLFYVDYPSQRRIPKRSALWYQKRIAEITADP; from the coding sequence GTGAACGCGAACTCCTTCTTGTTTGGCGTGGCCACCAGCGCGTACCAGATCGAGGGCAGCACCAAAGAGGATGGGCGTGGGCCCTCCATATGGGACGCCTTTGCCCAGCGAAAGGGTACCATTCGTGACGGCAGTACGGGCGAACCCGCTTGTGACCACTACCGCCGCTGGCGGGAGGACCTTGCCCTAATGAAGGAACTGGGTATAGGGGCCTACCGCTTCTCGATAGCCTGGCCGAGGGTTCTCCCGGAAGGGAAGGGGCGAGTGAACCCCAAGGGCCTTGCCTTCTACGACCGGCTGGTGGATGGGCTCTTGGAAGCTGGGATTACCCCTTTTATCACCTTGTACCACTGGGATCTGCCCCTGGCCCTTGAGCAACGGGGAGGGTGGCGAAGCCGGGAAACCGCTTACGCCTTCGCCCAGTATGCGGAGCTCGTCGCAAGAAGCCTGGGAGACAGGGTCCCTTTCTTTGCCACCTTGAACGAACCCTGGTGCAGCGCTTTCCTGGGGCACTTTACCGGAGAACACGCTCCAGGTCTCCGCAACCTCGAGGCAGCCCTTCGAAGCGCCCACCACCTGCTCCTAGCGCATGGCCTCGCCGTGAAGGCCCTCCGCGCATCTGGGGCAAGGCAGGTGGGCATCGTCCTTAACTTTACCCATATAGAAGGAGAGGACAGGGAAGCCGTGGCACGGGCGGACGCTTACCATAATCGCTTTTTCCTGGATCCACTCCTGGGCCTCGGCTACCCCCAGGGGATCTTCTTGGCGGAGCATCCGATGCCTATCCAGCCGGGTGACATGGAAATCATTGCGGCACCCATCGACTTCCTCGGGGTGAACTACTACACCCGGGCCAGGGTGGCCCCAGGCGAGGGGCTATACCCTGTGCGCTATCTTCCCCCCAAGGAAGCCACCACCAGCATGGGTTGGGAGGTGTACCCCGAGGGTTTATACCTGCTCTTACGGCGCCTTTCGCAAACGACCCCCTGGCCCCTTTACGTTACCGAAAACGGCGCCGCCTACCCTGACCGCTGGCGGGGAGAAGAGGTGGTGGAAGATCCCGAACGGGTTGCCTACCTTCAAGCCCACCTCGAGGCCACCTTGAAGGCTAGAAGGGAAGGTGGGGATATCCGTGGGTACTTTGTCTGGAGCCTTCTCGACAATTTTGAATGGGCTCAAGGCTACACGCAACGCTTTGGCCTTTTCTATGTGGACTACCCAAGCCAGCGTCGCATACCCAAGCGAAGCGCCCTCTGGTACCAAAAACGCATCGCCGAGATCACCGCTGATCCCTGA
- a CDS encoding pyridoxal phosphate-dependent aminotransferase has translation MLDDALRPIHGGPDGGPEPLYDFSTNANALGPNPVILEYLRQADPSRYPDPLYHRTHRLLAEAHGVPESHVAVGTGTSELIHRLARWNPLRGPILLLKPTFSEYARAARALDLPLFEAGSPEEFLRLLPRSSLAFLCVPNNPTGEVYPFLEEAAQRAGGALVLDLAYYPLMEKPFPLPQGAWRLYSPNKAHGLTGIRAGYLLAPIDLTPFRHLAPSWPVSVYGEALLLGHLDPEAQGWLEESKKELIRLRRLLAQGLRELGLPVRESPANFLLVRVGQATEVARRLREKGIRVRDATSFDLPEWLRLSAQKEEAIEALLAALAETLAARA, from the coding sequence ATGCTGGACGATGCGCTGAGGCCCATCCACGGTGGGCCCGATGGGGGTCCTGAGCCCCTCTACGACTTCTCCACCAACGCCAACGCCCTAGGGCCCAACCCGGTGATCCTGGAGTACCTCAGGCAGGCCGATCCAAGCCGCTACCCGGACCCCCTCTACCATAGAACCCACCGCCTTTTGGCCGAGGCCCACGGGGTTCCGGAAAGCCATGTGGCCGTGGGCACGGGCACCAGCGAACTCATCCACCGCCTGGCCCGCTGGAACCCCCTCAGGGGCCCCATCCTCCTCCTTAAGCCCACCTTCAGCGAGTACGCCAGGGCTGCGCGGGCCCTGGATCTGCCCCTTTTTGAAGCGGGAAGCCCGGAGGAGTTCCTGAGGCTTCTACCCCGAAGCTCCTTGGCCTTCCTCTGCGTGCCCAACAACCCCACGGGGGAGGTGTACCCCTTCCTGGAGGAGGCCGCACAACGGGCCGGGGGGGCCTTGGTGTTGGATTTGGCCTACTACCCCCTTATGGAAAAGCCCTTTCCCCTGCCCCAAGGAGCTTGGCGCCTGTACAGCCCCAACAAGGCTCATGGCCTCACTGGGATACGGGCCGGGTACCTTTTGGCCCCCATAGACCTCACTCCCTTCCGCCATCTGGCCCCTTCCTGGCCGGTTTCCGTCTACGGGGAGGCCCTCCTCTTAGGCCACCTGGACCCAGAGGCCCAGGGGTGGTTGGAGGAGAGCAAAAAGGAACTCATCCGCCTGCGCCGTCTCCTAGCCCAGGGCCTACGGGAGCTAGGCCTACCGGTGCGGGAAAGCCCGGCCAACTTCCTCCTGGTGCGGGTGGGGCAGGCCACGGAAGTGGCCAGGAGGCTAAGGGAAAAGGGCATACGGGTAAGGGACGCCACCAGCTTTGACCTGCCCGAGTGGCTAAGGCTTTCTGCACAGAAGGAGGAGGCCATAGAGGCCCTCCTGGCAGCCCTCGCCGAGACCCTGGCCGCGAGGGCCTGA